The Cellulomonas flavigena DSM 20109 DNA segment CCACGGGCCCGGCGGCGCCGCGACCGGCGCGTCGTCGTCCCGCCACGTCGGCGGGCGCGCCGGGGGCGGCTCGGGGACGCTCACCCGCGGCGGGCCGTCGTCGGGCCGGCGACGCGCCCGAGCACCTCGGCCACCACCGCCTCGGGCGCCAGGCCCGCGGCCCACGCCTGCGGCGTGAGGGACAGCCGGTGCGCGAGCGCGGGCGCAGCGACGGCCTTGACGTCCTCGGGCGCCACGTAGTCGCGGCCGTCGAGCACGGCGAGCGCGCGGGCCACGAGCACGAGGGCCTGCGACCCGCGCGGCGACGCGCCGACCTCGACGGCCCGGTGGTCGCGGGTCGCGGCGGCCAGGTCGACGCAGTACGCGAGCACGTCGCCGTCGACCGGCACCTCCTCGACGCCCGCCTGCATCGTCAGCAGCGTCGGCACGTCGACCACCTGGCGCACGGTCGCGCCCTCCTGCCGGCGCGCGAGACGCCGCGCGAGGACGTCGACCTCCGCGGCGCGCTCGGGGTACCCGACGGCCAGTCGGACCATGAACCGGTCGAGCTGCGCCTCGGGCAGGGGGTACGTCCCCTCGTACTCGACGGGGTTGGACGTGGCGACGACGTGGAACGGCGCGGGCAGCCGGTGCGTCGTGCCGTCGACGCTGACCTGCCGCTCCGCCATCGCCTCGAGCAGCGCCGACTGCGTCTTGGGGGCGGTGCGGTTGATCTCGTCGGCCAGCAGCAGGCCCGTGAACACCGGGCCCGGCCGGAACTCGAACTGCGACGTCGCGGGGTCGAAGACGCTCGACCCGGTGACGTCGGACGGCAGCAGGTCGGGCGTGCACTGGATGCGCCGGAAGTCCAGGCCGAGGGCCGTCGCGAGGCTGCGCGCGGCGAGCGTCTTGCCCAGGCCCGGGACGTCCTCGAACAGCACGTGCCCGCCGGCGAGCAGCGCGGCCAGGGCCACGCGCAGCGGCTGCTCCATGCCGACGACGGCCGTCGCGACCTCGTCGAGCACGGCACGTCCGTGGCGTGCGACCTCGGCGACGGGCAGGGGCGACGGGGTCATCGGGGGCTCCTCG contains these protein-coding regions:
- a CDS encoding AAA family ATPase; translated protein: MTPSPLPVAEVARHGRAVLDEVATAVVGMEQPLRVALAALLAGGHVLFEDVPGLGKTLAARSLATALGLDFRRIQCTPDLLPSDVTGSSVFDPATSQFEFRPGPVFTGLLLADEINRTAPKTQSALLEAMAERQVSVDGTTHRLPAPFHVVATSNPVEYEGTYPLPEAQLDRFMVRLAVGYPERAAEVDVLARRLARRQEGATVRQVVDVPTLLTMQAGVEEVPVDGDVLAYCVDLAAATRDHRAVEVGASPRGSQALVLVARALAVLDGRDYVAPEDVKAVAAPALAHRLSLTPQAWAAGLAPEAVVAEVLGRVAGPTTARRG